In a genomic window of Platichthys flesus chromosome 24, fPlaFle2.1, whole genome shotgun sequence:
- the LOC133950293 gene encoding transmembrane protein 272-like, whose translation MTIYFLLSGFPKLFGCAIPVAKIAIGSVYLDDCPVQPYIPIYLIVSGVIGLMLALLTFMPFSQKPEDGTSNPINRVCITWDSLLRCFLCCWFIAGNVWIYSIYQPEYTKNSTIVDVYCDKTLYLFAFWITTLAYILFGVILLSSCCVMVCLFLSGQADADENI comes from the exons ATGACAATTTACTTTCTTCTTTCAGGATTTCCAAAGTTGTTTGGTTGCGCCATTCCTGTTGCTAAGATCGCAATTG GGTCTGTGTATCTGGACGACTGTCCGGTGCAGCCCTACATCCCCATCTACTTGATCGTGTCGGGGGTTATCGGCCTGATGCTGGCGCTGCTCACCTTTATGCCCTTCTCCCAGAAGCCAGAGGACGGCACCAGCAACCCCATCAATCGAGTCTGCATCACGTGGGACTCGCTGTTGcgctgcttcctctgctgctggttcATTGCCG GCAATGTGTGGATCTACTCTATTTACCAGCCGGAATACACCAAGAACTCAACGATTGTGGACGTTTACTGTGACAAGACGCTCTACCTGTTCGCCTTCTGGATCACCACTCTGGCCTACATCCTCTTCGGCGTGATCCTgctgagcagctgctgtgtcATGGTCTGCCTCTTCTTGAGTGGCCAAGCCGACGCCGACGAAAACATCTAG